ATATGGTTACATATGTAATGAACATAGCATGGAGCCTAAAATATGGTAAgcataaaaatagatttaaaatttttctttactgaAGTCTATAACAATTTTTATCTTAAATAAGAGTGCAAGGTAGCAGCAGAAATAGGGAAATAAGTTTACAAACTCTCACtctttaaaactaaattttatgGTTATGGGTCAATATTACAAGTTGTGTGAATAGAACTCTTCACTGAGTTATGTTTCCTGAAAAAAGACCTTTAGGTAATGAACAGAAGGAATTGTCTTTATTCTTGTATTCATGGCAAattaaatctaaaatatggcCTACATGGATTAGAGCTAGAAAAGGGAATCAAATCACAGGAAATACAAACTTATTAGTGTTAACACAGGATCATCTATCTGGGAAAGTGTACTTGCTAGTGGGACAGTACTTTATTCCAGATTTCACtacagaataaaaaattttacattaTACAAATTTTTTTGCTCAAATCAACTTTCTGATTTTTACATTTCCTGAAGAATCTTGCAACCAACTAACCTGGATATGGAAGAAAACATCTTGAACAGGAAGTAGTATTTCCCCTAAGAAAAATGAATCCATTATTCTTAAGTTTGGTGATTGGGAATCACTCTGCCAGGTGTGGAGAATCTGGGTAAACTCACAAAATTAGGTTCCTACACATACTAAACAAATATTCTAAACTGCCCCCATAGGGCAATCACCAAGGGAAAAGTGGGAGAACTTTATTTTTATACTCAACACTTGATTTAACACAAGTCAACTCTAACACCAAGGTTGTGACGTATTAATCTTAATGGCAGAAGCAGCACTAATTTAGAAGTTTGTTTTGAGTCTTTCGCCATCAAATGCTAAATTAATATCCAGAGGCATAGATTTGTATTTACTatgctttaaaaacttttttccttgtctttaagGCAATGCTTTAAATTACTGGTCTTTCAATttgcagaaatgaaaaacaaaatttctgaATAACACATGTTCcaactgccaatacaggaaatgtaggtttgatccctgtgtcgggaagatcccctctggTAGGAATTGGTAACCTCCTCAAGTATTCttcactggaaaattccatggatagagaagcctggaagtctacagtccatggggtcccaaagagtcagaggcaACTAAGCACTTAGGCACACAAGGCTGGTTAACTTATTAGAGTGTCCAGGTTAACAAGGCCAAAATCCAGGCTTTAAAGCCCAACTTGGCCAGTTGACTTTCCAAACCATTTCTGACAACACATGTAGTTAAAGAAATCTCTTCACTtctgaagacttaaaaaaaaaaaaaccaaaaaaaaaaaaaccctacaaattACCTTTGTAATTTGTATTAATTACAAAGGTAATTAATAAGGTAAAAACGGTGTCTTGTTGGTCACTGGAAAACTACTATTTCTATGACAAGCACATATATCTTCAGGATTATTAGAAATGCACCTTCCAAAACACAACTATTGTTAATTCTATGGCTTTAGGTAGGATACTTGCAATGTTACCTACTCTATCCAGAAAACCCATGGCACTACAAGGCAGTTACTTTACATATTGTAATTAAGTTACAATTACTTTATTATATATTAGGACCTAAAATAACATTCTGGACACATGAAAGTACAGGACATGTGGTGAGAACACaggaattttaattttgtaaaccATACATTCGAGTAATCAATAACACAATGTTGCCCACAGAGAACTGGGCCCTGGGCTGAAAACTCGTCTCTTCCCCAGTGCGATATCATACACGACTCCCAAGAGCTAACAACAGGTCTGTCCAGATGCTAAGACCAGGGACTTCGAAATCTCCATCTTGAGCCTTACAGGACTTCAGGGCAGTTAGAACTTCATCTTTCAGAGGCGGAGGGGCCTGACAGAGGCTTTGAAACCTGCTCAACAACTCCTCCCAGGGGACATCCTGGGGCTCAGTTCCAATCCAAAGGCCTTTCGGAAGGTCATAGTGCAGTTGGCGACCCCAGTTTGTGAGCAGACCTAGATAGACAGGGGACAGCTCTGGATGGCGCCCCGCCACGGATGTTAAAACCTCGGCTGGGAGGTTGCGGCAAAAGGCAACCACGACATCTGATTTCCCCAGAAGCCAACGAATCAGCTCTTGACCCCCGTCTCCCGGTGTTCTGGGGCTGCCTACTTCCAATTCCTCTTCTTGAAGCCGGGGGGACGCCGGCGGCAGCAACAGCGCGGCCGCCATCACCTTCAGGAAGTTGTTCTGAGGCAGGCGCTCCCACAGGCGACTTAGAAGCCTGCCAGGACTCTCCGCTTCGGCTTCCCCCACCTCCTGCAGACGCCTCAGCAGCAGCTCCGCCTGTGTCTTCATCAGTGAGTCCTTCTGAAGGACCGGGTTCTCTCTGTAGGCATGGAAGCGCAGCATGTGGGCAGCGGTCCGGCAGCGGGCGAAGCGGGTCAGGCTGCCCTGGAGCGCCTCCTCCTCGGCGTCCGGAACGCCGGGGCCGGGAAAGAGCTGCTGCAGCAGGCAGTGAAAGGCGGCATCCCCGAGGGCCGGGTTCGCCAGTAGTCGCAGAGACAGCAGCTGCTCACAGTGCCCCAAGGCCTGGAAGTTCGCCAAGCCCGGGGCTAGAGCGGGCCCAGAGTCACCCTCCTGCTTCCACTGGTTTTGCAGTCGCCGCTCCAGAGCTTTGCGAATATGGGCATGGCGGCCAAAGCGCCTGTGGATGTGGCGCAGGTAGCCAGCCCACTGTAAAGCCCTGCGAACGGTTGCGGGGTCCCAAGTGCGGACGTGGGTTGTGCGGGAGACAGCCAGAACCTCAGAGAAACGCTCCAGGTGCTCCAGGAGCGAGTCCATGGGGCGCCGCAAGGCCTTACTTCCGCCTTCACCCTGGCGACGGAGACTCTTTGCATACTGATTGGTGCGTCGGCCAAATGATACGCCTCCCTGCAATGCTATTGGGTAAAGTGCCTGTCAATCTCACAGAGGCCTTAATCCGGGTACCTGGACTCCGGGAAATTTAAGCCTGAGCGAAGGCCTGTATTTCATCATGGATGTTGAGGGGAGTTTTAAGCAAGGAAGATTTAATGAAGGGCTAGGATTGGAGAATTACCGGATCCACGtgggagatgctgctgctgctatttacGGAGGTCTCCGTGCTTCCTTTCGCTTTAGAAACAATCTCTAGTAGAAAGTTCCTGAGTTTTGCGTGAGTAAATCTCTGTTAAAGTTTATCATAATTGGGGAAAGCCAGAGACGTGCTGTTACATAtaagaaaatgttattaaatgaaaattttagttcATTTCAGTTTAGTAAAAAGGTACTGACCCAAGTAATTAATGCCGGACACTACGCTAAAGCCTGGGCCTTGACCTTATCCTTTCATTATTAGAACTTGAATTCTAGGTTAAGTGAAACTTCAGGATTAAcactttcttaaaatgttaaaggaatttaaatttttgtttcaaagTTTCACTGTTGTTTTTCGTTTTTGTAATTTCCAAGGCAGAATAGCTAAATTGACTCTTATTTCACCCAGCTAATTGAACTAAGTGGCATTGAACTGTGGGAGTTAAGCATTTGTAAACAAGCATCAGAAAAAGAGGCTTTCACAAAAAGCCTACCTCATATGATCctggtgaggattaaataaaatgataaatgtgaAATGCCATCTTTAGTATTTTGACTGTCTTTTAGTATTCATTCTATCATTAGCCTTAGTCTCTTTGCATAATAAAGATGCAGTTTTGAGGACTGATTGCAGCTCACAGTGGAGGGGTAGGCTGCTTTGAGCTAATTGTGTTAATCCAACCCTCTCTTAATTTAGGAAACCCAGTCTTAAGCAGACCAATGTGTAGCATTTCCTAAGGACAGAAATTTGTTCAGAAATGGCCAGGTGAATCAATTCCAATCAGTGAGGCCTGtatgattatttttcttactcTTCAGAGTTGGTAGATCATGAACATTGACCAGTATGAAGAGATAGTTGTATTGGACAATGCAGCTGTATGCAAGCTGGGTATCAAGTATGCTTAAGAAATTGTTTCTTCCTCTTGATGCTGTTGAATATTTAATGAAGCCCAAAGCTACCAGATCCATCTCTTTCCCTGAACCAATAGAATTTCAGAATCACAAGGAATACATTGGAGTAAGACAACTCTCAGATTAACCCTGTTTAAGATTATAGCACtatatattcccatttctttcgccagttttattttctgttgctttCAACTAAATATATTGAAGTAATACCAGCTCTCCAGAACACCGGTGTGTGGGGCATATAAACACTCTCTGAACAGTGCTATTATTGTTAATGTTATATAAGCCTCCGAAGTGAATATCTTCTCATGTCTTCTCCAAATTCTGTTCCTCCCTAGCATAAAAGAGCAACCACCAACACTATGGTCAAAGGTGGAGAAAATTTTAGCAAAGAAACACACAGCTTGATGTTGCCATATTTACTGTTGGTCCTGAGAGATATCTGATGCATTCTTTTCCTATGGACTATTAAGACTTGAAAAATCAAGTTGTGCCATGCTCTAGGTTAGGTttcatatttttagttattttaagaGATGCATTACATCAGAAGTTATACAACACTATGGAACTGGGAGACCAATGAAAACATAGTATTCCAATGCCCCTTTGTATTACTCTGAACAATATTATATTCACATACTGACACTTATTTCAGTCCTCTGCTTGtggaaataatgtttttttaTAGGAACAGGCAGACCTGGACTCTACATCTTCAGGCAGGGCAGACTTAGAGGattttttcctctcattctaGAATTGGTTTCATGGAAGGAAAGTGCTTTGGCATTTTGCAATTACTCCGAGGGCAAATACTATGGGCAATGGTTACACCTGATCCTAACTCAGTTACTTGATTCAAGACTGAGTTTTGAGTAGGTCTCTTTATAGCCTCTAGTAGCGACAATAAATAACAGGCTGATACAACTTTTGAAGACAGATTTCTTATGGAAACTTTACAAACATATTTGCCACTTTTTGTGACAATGCAAACTCTTTCTCAGAGGTGATTATATGTCTTAGTGGGAGTTATTTATATAAAGTCAaaaatttctttgttttacttGCTTCCCTTAAAAGGGGGAAAGTCATCAAATGAATTTTAATGGACCGAGAACATTAGATGTATACAGGGTAATTTGACAATGAAGTCCAGGAACCAATGGCTTTATCTTGCATCCTATGTTTCTATACCTAGCCTCTGATCAGATTGTACAGCATTGTAccaaatctcaaaaatattacatttatatatcttatacagaaaaaaaaaaggttgatctTTTTACTCTTTGGAACTGTTTTCAGAAAGGTAACTGACTATAACTaagcaaatgtttttctggatcttAAACTTTTCAATCAGTGTATGGTGGGAAAGTTTACAACTGTATGTCAGAAACATTGATCTCCTTTGGCCTTGGGGAGTCTGAGTGGAGTCTGGGAGACTGGAGTCATTGCTGAGATCATGAGAGATCTGATAATCCATTCTTCAGTTCTTTGGACATGGTCTGCCACTTGGGCATCTACTCAATGACTAGAGACAGTGCACATTGCAAGAAGTTAACAGAGGAGTTCTAAATGTCCAGAGAGACAGGGCAAACACTTGTGTGTTCAGAGGAAGATGTTGGAGGAAGGATTAGAGGGTGAGATCTGTGGGCATGGATCTAGATGGTGGCCCTAAATCTCTGTTTTCACAAATTGGAGACACTTGTAGTGGATGTGCCTTTAAGTGGCCTCACAGCTAGCAGCATAAGGACTGCCCTGACAATGCATGTTTATTCTGAAATTTAGAACTTAATTAAAACTTTGGGACACCTGACTTGAAGTTTTTTTTTGGACTTGAAATTCACTTCCATCATTATAGTAATGTTTAACATTATATTCACATTATGTTGCCTttataaggaaaggaaaaaagatcttttctttaaatacaaCCACatcccatataaattttaaaaggctatAAAAATGGTTTTACCTATTTTATCAACAACGTTTCTAGTCAGGTGTCTTAAGAATAAGAAGAGAACTTTGTTAAGGTCTTGCTCAGGAATTGTGACTGACCCTTTCAAGCATCAAAACCAAgactaaaaaaatatgaaagaaagcaTGATTAATTTTCCtatgtgaaaatttttgttttaaatattgttaggaagtttcatataaatttaaTATGTAGAATCATGtctatttaaaatatcatataaagagaatgcaaaaagaattttttttcaccaAGCCTTTTGTATGTAGATCTTTATCAACTTATGATGGGATTGTCCTATTAAACCGATCATaagcttaaaaatatattaaggctatccccaagaaaaagaaatgcaaaaaggcaaaatgtttgtttgaggaggccatacaaataactgagaaaaaagagacgcaaaatgcaaaggagaaaaggaaagatatacccatctgaatgcagagttccaaagaatagcaaggagagataagaaaggcttcctcagtgaccaatgcaaagaaatagaggaaaacaacagaatgtgaaagactagagatctcttcaagaaaattagagataccaagggaacatttcatgcaaagatgggcacaataaaggaccgaaatggtatggacctaacagaagcagaagatattaagaagaggtggcaagaatacacagaagagctatacaaaaaagatcttaatgacccagataaccatgatggtgtgatcactcacctagaaccagacattcgggagtgtgaagtcaagtgggccttaggaagcatcactacaaacaaagctagtggaggtgatggaattccagctgagctatttcaaatcctaaaagatgatgctatgaaagtgctgcactcaatatgtcaacgaatttggaaaaatgcatttaatactcCTAACCTGCCAAACACTATAGCTTAGCCTCACCtaccttaaatgtgctcagaacacttacagtAGCCTACAGTTGAACAAAATCATGTAACATAAAGcctgttttataataaaatgtcagGTATCTcatgacatttattgagcactatattaaaaaagaaatgttttttatgGGTACAGAGTGATTGTCAGAGTATTGATGGTTGACCCTCATGATCCCATGGGAGCTGTCACTCACCACAACTGCCCAGCGTCAGGAGAAGGAATCAGACCACATAGCTGTAGcccataaaaagataaaaattcaaagtatGAGTCTACTGAATGCATGTCActttttcaccattttaaagttGAAAACTCCTAAGTGAAACCCTTGTGAATTGAGGACTGTTTGTATGCATACGAAATTCTCTTTGGTTGACTGATGTGTGCCATAACACACAAAGATTGGATAGCACTGCTCCAACCGAGGCATTCTAACACAGTTAGCTAAGGAAAGGGGGCAAAATAAAGACCACTGCAATTCAAATTAGCTTGCCTTAAATTTTCTACAAGTAGGCCAAGAAGAAACTTAGTTGGTTAGATATTCTCCTTTTGCTTTTCCCATATTTCCCTagccattttctcttttcttttccctgttcTGTGCAGAGAACTGGCCTGATGCTTACTGACACTCAGTCTTGTCCCCCTGGCCCTCTGGCTTCCTGCTGATTTGACCAATGAGAGGCACTGGCTATCAGAAAGAGGCGAGGGatgtcacttttttctttctttgctctctgcTAAGGGCTCAGGATTCTGGTTCTTTCATTTACAAATTCCTTGAGGCCTCGCTGAGCTTCTGATACCATCTAGTATTCCCTGCAGCCTCCGGGACTTCCTGCTGTTGCTAATCCCTGGATGCTCTAACAGACCTTGTTGATTTCCTTAACCCTGACCTTGCTTCTACTCTGTTAAATTACCTTCAGAATCCCTGCTGACTGTGCTGGTTTCCTGCCAAGGTCTTGACTGACACAGTCATCTGCGTTTTCAACCATTCTCATAATTAATATAAGTCCGTGAGTCATAATATTATCAATCAGTGTGTGTTTAGAGAATGATGACTAGTCTAATGCAGTGATTCCCAAATACCTGTCATTGCCAGACACTCCTGCCAATCTATGACAAAGTCATCATTATTATAGTGATATATGAAAAATAGATGACAGAACAAGGTGAAGTGTTTTCATAAATATGGTAAATTTAAGTGAAGGGAAGAAAGTATTTCTTAATAAAGGTGATGTTTAAAGgcaattttgtgttttctttatttgaaaaaaatgtaaagtttgcagttattttcttaGACATCTACTTTAGAAAATTTCTATGTGTTTATAGGTATACATTTGTATACGCAATATATCTATTGCTAAATAAAAGATAGATTATAAGCCCGTGAAATCTATAATTATAATCTAAAGTCTCTTGTCTCATGTGTGGAAAATGAAGGGTTTGCAGATGGACCCAGATTGTGAAGACCTTGGAATACTACAGTAAGGAATAGGGTCTGTGTTCAATTGGCATTCCGATTCTGTTGACAGGTTTTAGAGCACAAGAATGACATAATCATATCTGTTATAAAGCAACATGGAGAATTGCTTGTAGCCAGCTGAGACAAATGGCTATAAATGGAGGTCCACTAAAGAAATATTGTAGTAGTTCAGGTGTACCAAATGACAGTTTCACTAAGGATGTAGCAgaggaaacatttaaaaagggGTGGGGAGTGAGTGGTGCTCAGACTTGAAAAATTCCTTCTGAAGAAGAATCATTAGATCTTAAGGGAGGGAAGAATCAAAATTACTCTGCACATTCAGGTGATTGAGTGAAATCCCTTTAACCTTTGGAATGGAATGTGAATTGGTATTGATTTCAACTAAAGTCTATAAGtgaagaagaaggggaaaaaagagccaATCATGGCTCAgtggaaatgttttttttttttttttttaagcatccaCAGAATGTTTATTTACTGTTTAAATTATTCCATATTTTCATATACCATGAACAAAAAATATTAATCTCAGATTACTATCTTTCCTCACACCTTCAGGATCCCCTGGGTTAGCAAATTAGGTAATAGAGTATTTTATTAGTGATTAGTGAATACTATGGTTACTCCAGAAGAAATCTTGGTTGCATGAGAGTAATGAAAAATATGGATTGAATTATTCAAAAGGCAGAATTTAAACAAGAATTTCTCCCCTTCCTTAAATAATCTCTCATCCAATTCCTAGAATCTTAACATTTAGCTTAATATTTCTTGGATTGCTAATATTCAGAAAGAAAGTAAATACTTTAATTAATCCCACTGGAAGAAACTCATCTGActtatcattattatattttttccactACTTGAACACCTATTGGAAAATATCGGTATCTAAGGGCCAATGGTGAAATTCATATTAACGTATATTGATTCTATATAGTTTTAACACTATATAGCAATACACAGATTGTGCACCCCCCtctgtttgtgtgtttatgtgtgtatttgcATAGAGGTAAATAAGATGTAATTCCTAAGAAGATACTTGAACTAAATAATtgaactaaatttatttttaaaatttcatttttcttttacaactggtaattttttttcctaatgtctaaaccagaaagataaaatatGAATCAGATTCTCTCTTTACCTTTGAGTTAGAATTTTGATTTCGTGGAGGAGAACTGTAATAATGTCTAGGTGCCTTTATTTTTATCCCACAGTTATCAGAGTATTGCTATATAAGTACCTGCCAGGaaggcattttttttccctctggttcAATAACTTTTTGTGTCTGTTGTTCCCATTTTCAAGTCTCCAAAACTTTTATGTGAATTCTTTCAgcacatttttttcattatttcccaaccttcttttttttctggatggCTGAAGTTTCCAGACATATAACCAGAAATGTCCTAAgagaattaatatataaaaaaggaaagcTAAGAAAAATAGGCATTTTAATACATGCAAATGCACAACTCATACCTTCTTTAAAAAGGTGGTAAATGAATTGATCTTAATATTCTCTCACTGGGTAGCAAATATGGTGGAAAAGTAATCAAGAAACTTTTTAATAACTTCCAGACTTAATCTAAGTTCTTAGATTGAGCTAGTCTGCTAATATCATTAATGTCAAGGAGTATTTTCCCCACAGGTTCCTAGCAGTTCAAAACAAACTGGCTGAAATAAGACAAATAAGTGATTAAAACAAAATTCACAATGTCACAGAGACATTTTATGGGTATGTAAAAATTCTTTCTGGTAATGCTTTTATCATTTAGTTACCAGATTTTAAGCATAAAGAAAGGCTTTAAAGGGAATATTCCACCGGATTTGATGAAGCACTCCACTTAAGGGGCAAGAAGAATGTCTAAAGCAAACGTGCCATAGttaatatttcttttcccttttttcttttgagtgGGTTAATGAATGATGTTTTCTCACAGTTTGCCTATCCCTATTTAAACAGATCCATTGGGTAAAACTCCCTATTTTTGGTTGTCTTAGAATATTGTGTATCTTCACTTTCCCCCTACTTTTAGTAACTCTTGTATTCATGTGTTTTATTGATGCTGGATGTAGAGGAGGGAATGTATACAACTGAACATCATCTCTGTTACCAGGATGTTGGTAAAAGCCGGATCCTTTTGAAGATGTTTCAGTATTCCATGGCTAATTCAGCATGTTAGAACATGCCAGAAGTTCAGAACAAGGGAAAATTTACAGAGGATTCTAAGACAGAAAGTGGaaggtagtaataataataaagagaagattaaaaaaaattatatatatacacacacacataaatatatatatgtagtagATTAAACTTGACTGTGTAATAggaaatattgataaaattttcAGAGATACACTTtgctaaataataattaaaatatgataaAGTTAGGGATGGCAAGCAACAATATAATTTAAGCAAATAAAGAATGCCAAACCTTATAGTAAAAAAAGATGTtagtaaatattataatttttaaagcataacATTCTTAGTGAGGAGAAAAACAGTTTGGTGTTCTTATCCTCCAGGCAACCAGAGTATCAGTTCTGCAATTCTGTGTAACAAGAAATGATTAAAGTGAACATTATGTTCTTCTCCAGCTCTCTGATGTGATGATTTTACTTAGTTTGTTTACAGATTTTAATGAAAAGGGAGGGGGAGCTTAATTTAACAGGATGACTGAATACCTCTAACAGTGTACTTTAAGATCCATTTACCTTTTATTGCCTGTAATGGCtgccaaatttcccctttttcttctctactTTTTAGAGCCCAAAGGACACTAAATCTAGCACTAAACTTCTAGCAGTCCAAGTATTTTCAACTTTAAATCTATGCATTCCTGCCTTTTATAATCTCATTAGGTATATGGTTGAGGAACATAAACTATGAATACTAATCTGATACCCAGATGATAAAACATTGGAAGAACTACCAGCACAGCATTAAAAGAAATAGGCAATTGAACTGCCAAAAGACAATTCTATTTTGAGAAAAGTAGAGTATTTGGAAACAGAATCATAAGACATTTGACTATGCTAAATTGTTTTTCTATGGCATCTCTTTTGGACAATAATCCCCAAATCAAAAAGCCTACTTTATGCTCTACCCATGGTAAGTGGCTTAGTTAAGTAGTATTTGTACACTGCCAAGTTTGCTTTCTAATGttaaaatttccttccttcttattgtcttctttctttctgactttttttttttccatttctgctcTCTCATTTGTTTCCATAGACGGTTAGAATAAGACTCACCAGCTTTGTTTAATACAAAGCACTCAGTGAAAGGGAGCTAATATTTTGTGTAACATAGGAGCTCAAAAGGTTTTCCTGAGTGGtgtgctgtggtaaagaatctgcctgatggTGCaagacacgggttagatccctgagttgggaagatcccattgagtaggaaactggcaacccactccagtattctcgcctggaaaattccatggacagaggctcctggtgGGTCgctccatgggggtcgcaaagagtcagacatgactgacagcatagcacagcacatgcGCTCAAAAATAGTCAGAAACATATGCAGGCTTTATTTTAcaatgtttcctttaaaaatacacCTTGCCTCTAATTTTACTAAACTAGCCTGcttctgtgcgtgtgtgctaagtcgtgtcagttgtgtctgactctgtgtgaccctgtggactgtggcctgccaggcttctctgcccatggggatgctctaggcaagaatactggagtgggttgccatgccctcctccaggggatcttcccgacccggggattgaacccatggctcttatgtctcctgaattggcaggtgggttctttaccactagcaccaccggggaagccccagccGTATTTCTAGACCAGCACAGtcttgttctttcctttctcaacTACTGTGGCTAATGTTTCTTGCACCTGGAATCATTGTCTTCTCTTCTGCTTCACATGAAACACTTCCTTTTATGCTCCAAAACCCAAACCAAATCCTCCCTCTTTTATGAGCCTTTCCAGGTAGTTCCAGCTGAAAGTAATCTGTTTCACTTCAAGATTCTTTTAACATTTGTGGTTGGATTGTTAATTTGTCATTTACCATTTACTGTCTTTCAGCAGAAGTTAGGTTTGTTTTATGATCCAAATGCTTAATGACATGAACCAACTGGATCCATCTCCATGCTGGTCATATTGCTACCACCCAGATTGAATTCAGTAGTCATTCACTGTGCAGGTCCCTCTTCTACAAAAAGGGCAAGAATACATAGGCCAATTACATTTTCAAGTGGATTTGTGTGTCTCTGCTCCAGCTTAAATTATTTGTATAAGTGTCTTTACTGGTATTTTTAATGTCCACAGTACTTTTTGTAGTACCTTACAGGACAGAGGAATGCAAGGTGATGGGGTGGGAAAAATACATACTTTCTATGATGGTTAGACTTCTTTTCATTAGACTTTGAACTCCTATAAAGTAGGGGTTCCTTTGGTTCCTAACATAACCACTGATGCATGGTTGGTGTTCAGTAAGTGTTAAGTTCAACAAAGTTGGAATCAGGGATTAACACC
Above is a genomic segment from Cervus elaphus chromosome 2, mCerEla1.1, whole genome shotgun sequence containing:
- the FANCF gene encoding Fanconi anemia group F protein, with the translated sequence MDSLLEHLERFSEVLAVSRTTHVRTWDPATVRRALQWAGYLRHIHRRFGRHAHIRKALERRLQNQWKQEGDSGPALAPGLANFQALGHCEQLLSLRLLANPALGDAAFHCLLQQLFPGPGVPDAEEEALQGSLTRFARCRTAAHMLRFHAYRENPVLQKDSLMKTQAELLLRRLQEVGEAEAESPGRLLSRLWERLPQNNFLKVMAAALLLPPASPRLQEEELEVGSPRTPGDGGQELIRWLLGKSDVVVAFCRNLPAEVLTSVAGRHPELSPVYLGLLTNWGRQLHYDLPKGLWIGTEPQDVPWEELLSRFQSLCQAPPPLKDEVLTALKSCKAQDGDFEVPGLSIWTDLLLALGSRV